A single window of Mesoplodon densirostris isolate mMesDen1 chromosome 13, mMesDen1 primary haplotype, whole genome shotgun sequence DNA harbors:
- the CPSF1 gene encoding cleavage and polyadenylation specificity factor subunit 1 isoform X3 encodes MYAVYKQAHPPTGLEFSMYCNFFNNSERNLVVAGTSQLYVYRLNRDAEAPTKNDRSAEGKAHREHREHREKLELVASFSFFGNVMSMASVQLAGAKRDALLLSFKDAKLSVVEYDPGTHDLKTLSLHYFEEPELRDGFVQNVHTPRVRVDPDGRCAAMLIYGTRLVVLPFRRESLAEEHEGLVGEGQRSSFLPSYIIDVRALDEKLLNIVDLQFLHGYYEPTLLILFEPNQTWPGRVAVRQDTCSIVAISLNITQKVHPVIWSLTSLPFDCTQALAVPKPIGGVVVFAVNSLLYLNQSVPPYGVALNSLTTGTTAFPLRTQEGVRITLDCAQAAFISYDKMVISLKGGEIYVLTLITDGMRSVRAFHFDKAAASVLTTSMVTMEPGYLFLGSRLGNSLLLKYTEKLQEPPAGTAREVADKEEPPSKKKRVDATAGWSGGKSVPQDEVDEIEVYGSEAQSGTQLATYSFEVCDSILNIGPCANAAVGEPAFLSEEFQNSPEPDLEIVVCSGYGKNGALSVLQKSIRPQVVTTFELPGCYDMWTVIAPVRKEQEESAKGEGAEQEASAPEADDDGRRHGFLILSREDSTMILQTGQEIMELDTSGFATQGPTVFAGNVGDNRYIVQVSPLGIRLLEGVNQLHFVPVDLGSPIVQCAVADPYVVIMSAEGHVATFLLRSDSYGGRHHRLALHKPPLHHQSKVITLCVYRDVSGMFTTESRLGGARDEMGGRSGSEAECQGSETSPTVDDEEEMLYGDSGSLFSPSKEEARRSSQPPADRDPTPFRAEPTHWCLLVRENGTMEIYQLPDWRLVFLVKNFPVGQRVLVDSSFGQPTTQGEARKEEATRQGELPLVKEVLLVALGSRQRRPYLLVHVDQELLVYEAFPHDSQLGQGNLKVRFKKVPHSINFREKKPKPSKKKAEGGSAEEGAGARGRVARFRYFEDIYGYSGVFICGPSPHWLLVTGRGALRLHPMGIDGPIDSFAPFHNVNCPRGFLYFNRQGELRISVLPAYLSYDAPWPVRKIPLRCTAHYVAYHVESKVYAVATSTNTPCTRIPRMTGEEKEFETIERDDRYIHPQQEAFSIQLISPVSWEAIPNARIELEEWEHVTCMKTVSLRSEETVSGLKGYVAAGTCLMQGEEVTCRGRILIMDVIEVVPEPGQPLTKNKFKVLYEKEQKGPVTALCHCNGHLVSAIGQKLYIHQMISVKNFILAADVMKSISLLRYQEESKTLSLVSRDAKPLEVYSVDFMVDNAQLGFLVSDRDRNLMVYMYLPEAKESFGGMRLLRRADFHVGAHVNTFWRTPCRGAAEGPSKKSVVWENKHITWFATLDGGIGLLLPMQEKTYRRLLMLQNALTTMLPHHAGLNPRAFRMLHVDRRVLQNAVRNVLDGELLNRYLYLSTMERGELAKKIGTTPDIILDDLLETDRVTAHF; translated from the exons GCACCGACCAAGAATGACAGGAGCGCAG AGGGGAAGGCCCACCGGGAGCACCGGGAGCACCGGGAAAAGCTGGAGCTGGtggcttccttctctttcttcggCAATGTCATGTCCATGGCCAGCGTGCAGCTGGCGGGCGCCAAGAGGGATGCCCTGCTCCTGAGCTTCAAGGACGCCAAG CTGTCGGTGGTGGAATACGACCCGGGCACCCACGATCTCAAGACCCTGTCTCTGCACTACTTTGAGGAGCCTGAGCTGCGG GACGGCTTCGTGCAGAACGTGCACACGCCGCGGGTGCGCGTGGACCCCGACGGGCGCTGCGCGGCCATGCTCATCTACGGCACGCGGCTGGTGGTCCTGCCCTTCCGCAGGGAGAGCCTGGCCGAGGAGCACGAGGGGCTCGTGGGTGAGGG GCAGAGGTCCAGCTTCCTGCCCAGCTACATCATTGACGTGAGGGCCCTGGACGAGAAGCTTCTCAACATTGTCGACCTGCAGTTCCTGCACGGCTACTACGAGCCCACCCTGCTCATCCTGTTTGAGCCCAACCAGACCTGGCCTGG GCGGGTGGCCGTGCGGCAGGACACGTGCTCCATCGTGGCCATTTCGCTGAACATCACGCAGAAGGTCCACCCCGTCATCTGGTCCCTCACCAGCCTGCCCTTTGACTGCACCCAGGCCCTTGCCGTGCCCAAGCCCATAG GCGGGGTGGTGGTCTTTGCTGTCAACTCGCTGCTGTACCTGAACCAGAGCGTCCCCCCCTACGGCGTGGCCCTCAACAGCCTCACCACCGGCACCACTGCCTTCCCCCTGC GCACCCAGGAGGGCGTGCGGATCACCCTGGACTGTGCCCAGGCAGCCTTCATCTCCTACGACAAGATGGTCATCTCCCTCAAGGGCGGCGAGAT CTACGTGCTGACGCTCATCACGGACGGCATGCGTAGCGTCCGCGCCTTCCACTTCGACAAGGCCGCCGCCAGCGTTCTCACCACTAGT ATGGTCACCATGGAGCCCGGATACCTGTTCCTTGGCTCTCGCCTGGGCAACTCCCTGCTCCTCAAGTACACGGAAAAGCTGCAGGAGCCCCCGGCCGGCACCGCCCGAGAGGTTGCCGACAAG gaggagccGCCCTCCAAGAAGAAGCGCGTGGACGCCACCGCGGGCTGGTCAG GGGGCAAGTCAGTGCCGCAGGACGAGGTGGACGAGATTGAGGTGTACGGCAGCGAGGCCCAGTCAGGCACCCAGCTGGCCACTTACTCCTTTGAG GTGTGTGACAGCATCCTCAACATCGGACCCTGTGCCAACGCCGCCGTGGGCGAGCCCGCCTTCCTCTCGGAAGAG TTTCAGAACAGTCCCGAGCCAGACTTGGAGATCGTGGTGTGCTCCGGCTACGGGAAGAACGGGGCCCTGTCAGTGCTGCAg AAGAGCATCCGGCCCCAGGTGGTGACAACCTTTGAGCTTCCTGGCTGCTACGACATGTGGACAGTCATCGCCCCTGTGCGTAAGGAGCAG GAGGAAAgcgccaagggggagggggcggagcaGGAGGCCAGCGCCCCCGAAGCGGATGACGATGGGCGGAGACACGGGTTCCTTATCCTGAGCCGGGAAGACTCCACCATG ATCCTACAGACGGGGCAGGAGATCATGGAGCTGGACACCAGCGGCTTCGCCACACAGGGCCCCACGGTCTTTGCCGGCAACGTCGGGGACAATCGCTACATCGTGCAGGTCTCGCCACTCGGCATCCGCCTGTTGGAAGGAG TGAACCAGCTGCACTTCGTCCCCGTGGACCTGGGCTCCCCCATCGTGCAGTGCGCCGTGGCCGACCCCTACGTGGTCATCATGAGCGCCGAGGGCCACGTCGCCACGTTCCTGCTCAGGAGCGACTCGTACGGGGGCCGCCACCACCGCCTGGCGCTGCACAAGCCCCCGCTGCACCAC CAGTCCAAGGTGATCACGCTCTGCGTGTACCGGGACGTCAGCGGCATGTTCACCACCGAGAGCCGCCTGGGCGGGGCCCGTGACGAGATGGGCGGCCGCAGCGGCTCAGAGGCCGAGTGCCAGGGCTCGGAGACCAG ccccacggTGGATGACGAGGAGGAGATGCTCTACGGGGACTCGGGCTCCCTCTTCAGCCCCAGCAAGGAGGAGGCGCGCAGGAGCAGCCAGCCCCCCGCCGACCGGGACCCCACCCCCTTCCGGGCTGAGCCCACCCACTGGTGCCTGCTGGTGCGGGAGAACGGAACCATGGAG ATCTACCAGCTCCCCGACTGGCGGCTGGTGTTCCTGGTGAAGAACTTCCCTGTGGGGCAGCGGGTCCTGGTGGACAGCTCCTTCGGCCAGCCCACCACCCAGGGCGAGGCCCGGAAGGAGGAGGCCACGCGCCAGGGCGAGCTGCCCCTTGTCAAGGAGGTGCTGCTGGTGGCGCTGGGGAGCCGCCAGCGCAGGCCCTACTTGCTG GTGCACGTGGACCAGGAGCTGCTTGTTTACGAGGCCTTCCCCCACGACTCGCAGCTCGGCCAGGGGAACCTCAAAGTTCGCTTCAAGAAG GTCCCGCACAGCATCAACTTCCGAGAGAAGAAGCCAAAGCCGTCCAAGAAGAAGGCAGAGGGCGGCAGCGCTGAGGAGGGTGCCGGGGCCCGAGGCCGTGTGGCGCGGTTCCGCTACTTTGAGGACATTTACGGCTACTCTGGG GTGTTCATCTGCGGCCCCTCGCCCCACTGGCTCCTGGTGACTGGCCGGGGGGCCCTGCGGCTGCACCCCATGGGCATCGATGGCCCCATCGACTCCTTCGCCCCATTCCACAACGTCAACTGCCCCCGCGGCTTCCTGTACTTCAACAGACAG ggcGAGCTGAGGATCAGTGTCTTGCCTGCCTACTTGTCCTACGATGCCCCGTGGCCCGTCAGGAAGATCCCGCTGCGCTGCACGGCCCACTATGTGGCTTACCACGTGGAGTCCAAG gtGTATGCTGTTGCCACCAGCACCAACACACCGTGCACCCGCATCCCGCGCATGACGGGCGAGGAGAAGGAGTTTGAGACCATTGAGAGAG ATGACCGTTACATCCACCCTCAGCAGGAGGCCTTCTCCATCCAGCTCATCTCCCCGGTCAGCTGGGAGGCCATCCCCAACGCCAG GATCGAGCTGGAGGAGTGGGAGCACGTGACCTGCATGAAGACGGTGTCGCTGCGCAGCGAGGAAACCGTGTCGGGCCTCAAGGGCTACGTGGCCGCCGGGACCTGCCTCATGCAAGGGGAGGAGGTCACGTGCCGAGGGCGG ATCCTGATCATGGACGTGATCGAGGTGGTGCCCGAGCCCGGCCAGCCCCTGACCAAGAACAAGTTCAAGGTCTTGTACGAGAAGGAGCAGAAGGGGCCCGTGACCGCCCTGTGCCACTGCAACGGCCACCTGGTGTCGGCCATCGGCCAGAAG CTCTACATCCACCAGATGATCAGCGTCAAGAACTTCATCCTGGCCGCGGACGTCATGAAGAGCATCTCGCTGCTGCGCTACCAGGAGGAGAGCAAGACGCTGAGCCTCGTGTCCCGG GACGCCAAACCCCTGGAAGTGTACAGCGTGGACTTCATGGTGGACAATGCACAGCTGGGCTTCCTGG TGTCCGACCGTGACCGCAACCTCATGGTCTACATGTACCTGCCAGAAG CCAAGGAGAGCTTCGGGGGCATGCGGCTGCTGCGCCGGGCGGACTTCCACGTGGGCGCCCACGTGAACACATTCTGGAGGACCCCCTGCCGGGGCGCTGCCGAAGGGCCCAGCAAGAAGTCCGTCGTGTGGGAGAACAAACACATCACGTGGTTTG CCACGCTGGACGGGGGCATCGGCCTCCTGCTGCCCATGCAGGAGAAGACCTACCGGCGGCTGCTGATGCTGCAGAACGCGCTGACCACCATGCTGCCCCACCACGCCGGCCTCAACCCGCGTGCCTTCCG GATGCTGCACGTGGACCGGCGCGTCCTGCAGAACGCCGTGCGCAACGTCCTGGATGGGGAGCTGCTCAACCGCTACCTGTACCTGAGCACCATGGAGCGCGGGGAGCTGGCCAAGAAGATCGGCACCACACCCGACATC ATCCTAGACGACCTGTTGGAGACGGACCGAGTCACTGCCCACTTCTAG